The Micromonospora sp. M71_S20 genome has a window encoding:
- a CDS encoding ABC transporter permease, translating into MSTTGVHPAPRRLRWAVADGVTLTGRALAHWRRQPGQFVVGLLFPVLMVLMFGYLFGGAMSVPGGGDYREFLLPGMFAMTVLFGIESTYAAVATDTARGVTDRFRSLPMTSSAVLTGRAAADLLHCAAGLAVMLACGVAVGWQWRAGAPAALAAVGLLLLLRFALIWVGIHLALVLRRPESVVMLQILVWPVGFTSNAFVSPDTMPGWLATIAGWNPLSATAGACRQLFGNPGWGGESFAAQHAVVLAVAWPLLLIAVFGPLAVRRYRRLGR; encoded by the coding sequence ATGAGCACGACGGGCGTGCACCCCGCGCCGCGCCGCCTGCGCTGGGCCGTCGCCGACGGCGTCACCCTCACCGGCCGGGCGCTGGCGCACTGGCGGCGCCAACCCGGGCAGTTCGTCGTCGGGCTGCTCTTCCCGGTGCTGATGGTGCTGATGTTCGGCTACCTGTTCGGCGGCGCGATGAGCGTGCCCGGCGGCGGCGACTACCGCGAGTTCCTGCTGCCCGGCATGTTCGCCATGACGGTGCTCTTCGGCATCGAGTCGACGTACGCGGCCGTGGCCACCGACACCGCGCGCGGCGTCACCGACCGGTTCCGGTCGCTGCCGATGACGTCCTCGGCGGTGCTCACCGGCCGCGCCGCCGCCGATCTGCTGCACTGCGCCGCCGGCCTGGCCGTCATGCTCGCCTGCGGCGTCGCCGTCGGCTGGCAGTGGCGGGCCGGGGCCCCGGCGGCGCTGGCCGCCGTCGGGCTGCTCCTGCTGCTGCGCTTCGCCCTGATCTGGGTCGGCATCCACCTGGCGCTGGTGCTGCGCAGACCCGAGTCGGTGGTGATGCTGCAGATCCTGGTCTGGCCGGTCGGGTTCACCTCCAACGCGTTCGTCTCCCCCGACACCATGCCCGGCTGGCTCGCCACGATCGCCGGGTGGAACCCGCTGTCGGCGACCGCCGGGGCCTGCCGGCAACTGTTCGGCAACCCCGGCTGGGGCGGCGAGTCGTTCGCCGCGCAGCACGCCGTCGTGCTCGCCGTGGCGTGGCCGCTGCTGCTGATCGCCGTGTTCGGGCCCCTGGCGGTACGCCGGTACCGCAGGCTCGGCCGGTGA
- a CDS encoding SNF2-related protein, translated as MPATARATPVPGRTPPWLPDPTRLLRDFLDAVADTLPRDDAAGGAWSALPPTPVGRLRDWAARVAADADAAVRLSLRLEHRDTTDEPWRLVAQVHRRATPGLLTDTAALWGAPVPGFPPWSRDATLLALRHAARVWPPLARLLDTAVPDALTLTDAQVVELATGEAARLGVDGVDVHWPAGIDRGLTASAVLRAPARRAGGAGLLAEPGELALHWRLDLHGTPLTPAELARLADAHRPVVRLRERWVLVPAELARRAREPRAGSLAAMPALRAALTGATYVDGERVDVHAEGWLAEAARRLTDGDAMPPVDVPAALAATLRDYQRHGLRWLAGLTALGLGGCLADDMGLGKTVTLIALHLHRQGDPATAGATLVLCPASLLGNWEREIRRFAPGTDVRRFHGPERTLDGLDDGFVLTTWATLRRDAARLAARRWALLVADEAQHVKNPHSDSPPGPLCAATPPGSPPDGGRCSSPTRPNTSRTRTRRPSRHYARSPPPPGSP; from the coding sequence ATGCCCGCCACCGCGCGCGCCACGCCGGTACCCGGGCGCACCCCGCCGTGGCTGCCCGACCCGACGCGGCTGCTGCGCGACTTCCTCGACGCGGTCGCCGACACCCTGCCGCGCGACGACGCGGCCGGCGGGGCATGGTCGGCGCTGCCACCCACCCCGGTCGGGCGGCTACGCGACTGGGCCGCCCGGGTCGCCGCCGACGCCGACGCGGCGGTACGACTGTCGCTGCGCCTGGAGCACCGAGACACCACGGACGAACCGTGGCGGCTGGTGGCGCAGGTGCACCGCCGTGCCACGCCGGGGTTGCTCACCGACACCGCCGCGCTGTGGGGCGCCCCGGTCCCCGGATTCCCACCCTGGTCCCGCGACGCCACCCTGCTGGCCCTACGCCACGCCGCGCGGGTGTGGCCGCCCCTGGCGCGACTGCTCGACACGGCGGTGCCCGACGCGCTCACGCTGACCGACGCGCAGGTCGTCGAGCTGGCCACCGGCGAGGCGGCCCGGCTCGGTGTCGACGGCGTCGACGTGCACTGGCCGGCCGGAATCGATCGCGGCCTCACCGCCTCGGCGGTGCTGCGCGCCCCGGCCCGCCGCGCCGGCGGCGCCGGGCTGCTCGCCGAGCCGGGCGAGTTGGCGCTGCACTGGCGGCTGGACCTGCACGGCACTCCCCTCACCCCCGCCGAGCTGGCCCGGCTCGCCGACGCGCACCGGCCCGTGGTGCGACTGCGCGAGCGGTGGGTCCTGGTGCCTGCGGAACTGGCCCGTCGCGCCCGCGAACCGCGCGCCGGGTCGCTGGCCGCGATGCCCGCCCTGCGTGCGGCGTTGACCGGCGCGACGTACGTCGATGGCGAACGCGTCGACGTGCACGCCGAGGGCTGGCTGGCCGAGGCCGCCCGGCGGCTCACCGACGGCGACGCCATGCCCCCGGTGGACGTACCGGCCGCGCTGGCCGCGACCCTGCGCGACTACCAGCGCCACGGGCTGCGCTGGCTGGCCGGGCTGACCGCCCTCGGCCTCGGCGGCTGCCTCGCCGACGACATGGGGCTGGGCAAGACCGTCACGCTGATCGCCCTGCACCTGCACCGCCAGGGCGACCCGGCCACCGCCGGCGCGACCCTGGTGCTGTGCCCGGCGTCGCTGCTGGGCAACTGGGAACGGGAGATCCGACGCTTCGCCCCCGGCACCGACGTACGCCGCTTCCACGGCCCCGAGCGCACCCTCGACGGGCTCGACGACGGGTTCGTGCTCACCACCTGGGCCACTCTGCGCCGCGACGCCGCCCGGCTCGCCGCCCGACGGTGGGCGCTGCTCGTCGCCGACGAGGCCCAACACGTCAAGAACCCGCACTCGGACTCACCACCTGGGCCACTCTGCGCCGCGACGCCGCCCGGCTCGCCGCCCGACGGTGGGCGCTGCTCGTCGCCGACGAGGCCCAACACGTCAAGAACCCGCACTCGGAGACCGTCACGGCACTACGCACGATCCCCGCCACCGCCCGGGTCGCCCTGA
- a CDS encoding DEAD/DEAH box helicase, whose translation MLVFTQYVAMARLLHRHLSDRGVGALLLHGGLPVAARDDLVRRFDAGEAPVFLLSLRAAGTGLNLTRADHVVHYDRWWNPAVEDQATDRAYRIGQTRPVQVHRLIAEGTVEDRVAALLAGKRDLAEAVLDAGPAALAALSDTALADLVTLGGDR comes from the coding sequence GTGCTGGTCTTCACCCAGTACGTGGCGATGGCTCGGCTGCTGCACCGGCACCTGAGCGACCGGGGCGTCGGGGCGCTGCTGCTGCACGGCGGGCTGCCCGTCGCCGCCCGCGACGACCTGGTCCGCCGCTTCGACGCCGGCGAGGCGCCGGTGTTCCTGCTGTCGCTGCGCGCCGCCGGCACCGGCCTGAACCTCACCCGCGCCGACCACGTCGTGCACTACGACCGGTGGTGGAATCCGGCCGTGGAGGACCAGGCCACCGACCGGGCGTACCGGATCGGGCAGACCCGGCCCGTGCAGGTGCACCGGCTCATCGCCGAGGGCACCGTCGAGGACCGCGTCGCCGCGCTGCTCGCCGGCAAGCGGGATCTCGCCGAGGCCGTCCTCGACGCCGGGCCGGCGGCACTTGCCGCGCTCAGCGACACCGCACTGGCCGATCTGGTGACCCTCGGAGGCGACCGATGA